The Pandoraea apista genomic interval CATCGAGGCGGGCGCACGCGCCGGTCTGGTGGCCGTGGACGACACCACGATCAACTACGTGAAGGGCCGTCCGTTCGCGCCCACGGGCGTGGAATTCCAGCAGGCAGAAGCCTACTGGCGTACGTTCCACACCGACCCGGGCGCCGAGTTCGACCACGTGGTCGAGATCGACGCGAATACGCTGCGTCCGCAGGTGAGCTGGGGAACGTCGCCCGAAATGGTCGTGAGCATCGAAGACCGCGTGCCCGATCCCGAGAAGGAAAAAGACCCGGTCAAGCGCAGTGCGATGGAGCGTGCGCTCGAGTACATGGCGCTCACGCCGGATACCCCGATGTCGAGCATCAATGTCGACAAGGTTTTCATCGGCTCGTGCACCAACTCGCGCATTGAAGACATTCGTGCCGCCGCTTACGTCGTGAAGAAGCTTGGCCGCCGTGTGGCGTCTAATGTGCGCCTGGCGATGGTGGTGCCGGGCTCTGGCCTCGTGAAGCATCAGGCCGAGCAGGAAGGGCTGGATCAGGTCTTCAAGGCCGCAGGCTTCGAATGGCGCGAGCCGGGCTGCTCGATGTGTCTGGCGATGAACGCCGACCGTCTGGAGCCGGGCGAGCGTTGTGCGTCGACCTCGAACCGCAACTTCGAAGGCCGTCAGGGCGCAGGAGGGCGTACGCACCTCGTAAGCCCGGCAATGGCTGCTGCGGCCGCCATTGAAGGTCATTTCGTCGACGTGCGACGCCTCGTCTGACGCTTTAGCATCGGTTTAGCCGTCGTTTGACATCGTTTTTGAAAGAGAAAAATCATGAAGAAACTGTGGATGCTGATCGGTGCGGTGCTGGTGTTGGGTGTGGCGGGTTGCAACACGATGGCAGGCCTAGGCAAGGATACCCAAGCCGCCGGCTCGGCTCTCGAGAACGCCGCGAAGAAGTGATGCGACGGTGCGTGTCGCCGGGGTTGTTGCCCTGTGCACGCACCCACGAAATT includes:
- the leuC gene encoding 3-isopropylmalate dehydratase large subunit, which gives rise to MAKTLYDKLWDAHVVHTEDDGTTLLYIDRHLLHEVTSPQAFEGLKLAQRPVWRLSANLAVSDHNVPTTDRTQGIADPISRLQVDTLDANCDSFGITQFKMNDLRQGIVHVIGPEQGATLPGMTVVCGDSHTSTHGAFGALAFGIGTSEVEHTLATQTLLMKKSKNMLVKVEGTLPRGCSAKDIVLAVIGRIGTAGGTGYTIEFAGSAIRSLTMEGRMTVCNMAIEAGARAGLVAVDDTTINYVKGRPFAPTGVEFQQAEAYWRTFHTDPGAEFDHVVEIDANTLRPQVSWGTSPEMVVSIEDRVPDPEKEKDPVKRSAMERALEYMALTPDTPMSSINVDKVFIGSCTNSRIEDIRAAAYVVKKLGRRVASNVRLAMVVPGSGLVKHQAEQEGLDQVFKAAGFEWREPGCSMCLAMNADRLEPGERCASTSNRNFEGRQGAGGRTHLVSPAMAAAAAIEGHFVDVRRLV
- a CDS encoding entericidin A/B family lipoprotein; the protein is MKKLWMLIGAVLVLGVAGCNTMAGLGKDTQAAGSALENAAKK